A DNA window from Camelina sativa cultivar DH55 chromosome 13, Cs, whole genome shotgun sequence contains the following coding sequences:
- the LOC104735873 gene encoding casein kinase 1-like protein HD16: MPELRSGARRLRQPSPQVIDQAENIELPPQPVTRRRGGGRGRGNAAAKSPAPPRPAGAAGRGRGIRLIDLEAEPIEVRPAVGEPAFNQVEGVADKDIAMEGGSAEKVVGVEEDSSTAPVPERVQVGNSPVYKTERKLGKGGFGQVFVGRRVSGGSDRIGADAIEVALKFEHRNSKGCNFGPPYEWQVYNTLNGCYGVPAVHHKGRQGDFYILVMDMLGPSLWDVWNSSGQSMSPNMVACIAVESISILEKLHMKGFVHGDVKPENFLLGQPGTADEKKLYLIDLGLASRWKDSHSGQHVEYDQRPDVFRGTIRYASVHAHLGRTGSRRDDLESLAYTLIFLLKGRLPWQGYQGDNKSFLVCKKKMSTSPELMCCFCPPPFKLFLEAVTNMKFDEEPSYAKLITIFDSLIEPCALSRSIRIDGALKVGQKRGRLLLNLEEDEQPKKKIRIGSPACQWISVYNARRPMKQRYHYNVADTRLHQHVQKGNEDGLLISCVASAANLWALIMDAGTGFTSQVYELSTVFLHKDWIMEQWEKNYYISSIAGSDNGSSLVIMSKGTSYTQQSYKVSDSFPFKWINKKWKEDFHVTSMTTAGNRWGVVMSRNSGFSDQVVELDFLYPSDGIHRRWESGYRITSMAATADQAAFILSVPKRKMMDETQETLRTTAFPSTHVKEKWAKNLYIASICFGRTVC, from the exons ATGCCAGAGTTAAGAAGTGGAGCACGTAGATTGAGACAACCTAGCCCTCAGGTGATTGATCAGGCCGAAAACATTGAACTCCCTCCTCAGCCTGTAACAAGGAGAAGAGGTGGTGGTAGAGGAAGGGGAAACGCTGCAGCAAAATCCCCTGCACCTCCAAGACCAGCTGGTGCTGCCGGTAGGGGTAGAGGCATCAGGTTAATAGATTTAGAGGCTGAACCTATTGAGGTTCGTCCAGCAGTTGGTGAACCTGCTTTTAATCAAGTTGAAGGAGTAGCTGATAAAGATATCGCTATGGAAGGTGGTAGCGCAGAGAAGGTAGTTGGTGTTGAAGAAGATTCCAGCACGGCTCCAGTCCCTGAAAGG GTACAAGTTGGAAATTCTCCTGTTTATAAGACTGAGAGGAAACTCGGTAAAGGAGGCTTTGGGCAAGTATTTGTTGGTAGAAGGGTGAGTGGTGGAAGTGATAGGATTGGGGCAGATGCAATAGAG gtgGCTTTGAAATTTGAGCACCGCAATAGCAAAGGCTGCAACTTTGGCCCACCTTACGAGTGGCAAGTGTACAA TACGCTTAATGGTTGCTATGGAGTTCCTGCGGTACATCATAAGGGTCGTCAAGGAGATTTTTACATTCTT GTCATGGACATGCTTGGTCCGAGTCTCTGGGATGTTTGGAATTCTTCGGGACAATC GATGTCTCCAAACATGGTAGCCTGCATTGCTGTTGAGTCCATATCTATTCTTGAGAAACTTCATATGAAAGG GTTTGTCCACGGAGATGTGAAGCCCGAAAACTTTTTACTCGGTCAACCGGGAACAGCAGACGAGAAAAAGCTCTACCTTATTGATCTTGGTCTTG CATCTAGATGGAAAGATTCACACTCAGGCCAGCATGTTGAATATGATCAAAGACCTGATGTGTTCAG GGGAACAATAAGGTATGCAAGTGTTCATGCGCATCTAGGTCGTACTGGAAGTCGGAGAGATGATCTAGAGTCATTGGCTTATACCTTAATTTTTCTCTTGAAGGGTAGACTGCCATGGCAAGGTTATCAG GGTGACAATAAGAGCTTTCTTGTATGCAAGAAAAAGATGTCAACTTCTCCTGAACTGATGTGTTGTTTTTGTCCACCCCCATTTAAGTTATTCCTCGAGGCAGTTACTAATATGAAGTTTGACGAAGAGCCCAGCTATGCAAAGCTTATTACAATTTTTGATTCTCTTATTGAACCATGTGCTCTGTCTCGTTCAATTAGAATTGATGGGGCTCTTAAG GTTGGCCAAAAACGAGGAAGATTACTTCTTAATTTGGAAGAGGATGAACagccaaagaagaaaatcaGAATTGGCAGTCCTGCTTGTCAGTGGATCTCCGTCTATAATGCTCGTCGTCCAATGAAACAGAG ATATCACTACAACGTTGCAGACACAAGGCTGCACCAACATGTTCAGAAAGGTAACGAGGATGGCCTTTTAATTAGCTGTGTAGCATCAGCAGCTAATCTCTGGGCCCTCATAATGGATGCTGGGACTGGATTCACCTCTCAAGTTTATGAATTGTCAACGGTTTTCCTTCACAAG GACTGGATTATGGAACAGTGGGAAAAGAACTACTATATCAGTTCCATAGCTGGTTCAGATAACGGGAGCTCATTAGTTATTATGTCAAAAG GTACTTCTTATACTCAGCAATCTTACAAAGTCAGCGACTCATTTCCTTTCAAGTGGATAAATAAGAAATGGAAAGAAGATTTTCATGTAACCTCCATGACAACTGCTGGGAACCGTTGGGGTGTGGTAATGTCGAGGAACTCGGGCTTCTCTGATCAG GTCGTGGAGCTCGACTTTTTGTACCCAAGTGATGGGATACATAGGAGGTGGGAAAGTGGGTATAGGATAACATCAATGGCAGCAACTGCAGACCAAGCAGCTTTTATATTAAGTGTACCAAAACGTAAAATGATGGATGAAACTCAAGAGACTCTTCGCACCACCGCCTTTCCAAGCACTCACGTTAAG GAAAAATGGGCGAAAAATCTGTACATTGCATCAATATGCTTTGGGAGGACAGTGTGCTGA